One window of the Streptomyces asoensis genome contains the following:
- the eccE gene encoding type VII secretion protein EccE, with amino-acid sequence MRSVGRSRTRGSSSTGQRPPERSERPSAPGTPHLRTRAGQGGAFRLQRLVLLEIAAAVLIVGWVSGPVVLVAAVVVAALLVALAFVRRRGRSLPQWLATARELKSRRRLAARLEIPPGTEPGFGPAVECDPGLRTYAYGGRDRRPVGIVGDGTFVTAVLQVEADTTAMRAERGRQPLPLALVRDALEVDGIRLESAQIVLHTQPAPALHLPPQSVAVANYTPLQEQTGAPAVRITWIALKLDPELCPEAVAVRGGGAIGAQKCVVRAVDHLASRLTGAGFRATVLDEEELTTAFATSACANPLVTAEAGRTGTVERRTEETSRSWRCDNRRHTTYWLRRWPAVGGDGPSLPQFVALVTAVPALATTFSVTLARGDRQEVSLSGHIRVTGRSDDELVAARRAVQGAARHTGAGLARLDREQVPGMLATLPLGGAR; translated from the coding sequence GTGCGCTCCGTCGGCCGATCGCGGACGCGCGGTTCCTCGTCGACCGGTCAGCGGCCTCCCGAGCGGTCCGAACGGCCGTCGGCGCCGGGCACTCCGCACCTCAGGACGCGCGCAGGGCAGGGCGGGGCATTCCGGTTGCAACGCCTGGTCCTGCTGGAGATCGCGGCCGCCGTCCTGATCGTCGGCTGGGTGAGCGGTCCTGTGGTGCTCGTGGCGGCGGTGGTGGTCGCCGCTCTGCTGGTGGCCCTCGCCTTCGTACGCCGTCGCGGCCGCTCGCTTCCGCAGTGGCTGGCCACGGCACGGGAGCTGAAGTCCCGTCGACGGCTGGCCGCGCGGCTGGAGATACCGCCGGGGACGGAACCGGGGTTCGGGCCTGCCGTGGAATGCGATCCCGGGCTGCGGACGTACGCGTACGGCGGCCGGGACCGGCGGCCCGTGGGGATCGTCGGGGACGGCACGTTCGTCACCGCCGTTCTCCAGGTGGAGGCGGACACGACCGCGATGCGGGCCGAGCGCGGCCGGCAACCACTGCCGCTCGCCCTGGTACGGGACGCCCTCGAGGTGGACGGGATCCGGCTGGAGTCCGCGCAGATCGTGCTGCACACCCAGCCCGCGCCCGCTCTGCACCTGCCCCCGCAGTCCGTGGCCGTGGCCAACTACACGCCCTTGCAGGAACAGACCGGAGCACCGGCGGTACGCATCACCTGGATCGCCCTGAAGCTGGATCCGGAACTGTGTCCGGAGGCCGTGGCCGTCCGCGGCGGCGGTGCGATCGGGGCGCAGAAGTGCGTCGTACGGGCGGTGGATCACCTCGCGAGCCGGCTGACCGGCGCCGGATTCCGGGCGACCGTCCTCGACGAGGAGGAGCTCACGACCGCCTTCGCCACGTCCGCCTGCGCCAACCCGCTGGTGACGGCGGAGGCCGGGCGGACCGGGACGGTGGAGCGGCGGACCGAGGAGACCAGCCGGAGCTGGCGCTGCGACAACCGCCGTCACACCACGTACTGGTTGCGCCGGTGGCCCGCGGTGGGCGGCGACGGCCCGTCGCTCCCCCAGTTCGTCGCCCTGGTCACGGCCGTTCCCGCGCTCGCCACCACGTTCAGCGTCACCCTCGCGCGAGGTGACCGGCAGGAGGTGTCGCTGTCCGGGCACATCCGGGTGACGGGGCGCAGCGACGACGAACTCGTGGCGGCCCGGCGGGCGGTGCAGGGCGCGGCCCGGCACACCGGCGCCGGGCTCGCCCGTCTCGACCGGGAGCAGGTGCCCGGCATGCTCGCGACGCTGCCGCTCGGAGGTGCTCGGTGA
- the eccB gene encoding type VII secretion protein EccB, producing MASRRDQLNAYTFAKRRMLAAFLQSSPDGSEEGAPRPLRSILPGIVVGVLVMAVFGAWGMFRPTAPKGWDAPNAKVIVASKSTTRYVVLRTGDEVQLHPVLNMASAKLLLEEGQGEVVTVSESVLDSGKIPHGVTVGIPYAPDRLPSASEAGKAKRWVVCERPSAGGGDSVQKAALVLAAREKDATEGAGRLHDGQLLYVADPDGRRYVVDAGGTAYPMGKSDELLLRAVVGSGREPQRVSAEWLATLHQGDPIAFPDVPGQPGEAAGAPGQLDTSADRVGMVLKAFDNNTEQYYVVLSGRVAPVSAFAAQLLLFSKELAPLGQAGHARELSPGAIVPGEAFGTEHRWPTGDPEPVNEASGAAGSRSTICNVLRGVNSGSGATTLSTWAGTDFPAKLPTGSSSAYVTPGSGQLYRQFQGEATTTGPVFLVTDTGLRYVLQSNGDSATDDAGIGTTAQQREQQQQEAQQAQTLLGYKDIDPAPIPAAWSEFLPTGPRLSTAAARQPQGS from the coding sequence ATGGCATCTCGGCGGGACCAGCTCAACGCCTACACCTTCGCGAAGCGCCGGATGCTCGCGGCCTTCCTCCAGTCGTCGCCCGACGGCTCGGAGGAGGGAGCGCCGCGGCCGTTGCGCTCGATCCTGCCCGGAATCGTCGTCGGGGTGCTCGTCATGGCCGTCTTCGGGGCGTGGGGCATGTTCCGACCGACCGCGCCGAAGGGCTGGGACGCGCCCAACGCCAAGGTGATCGTCGCGAGCAAGTCGACCACCCGCTATGTGGTGCTGCGGACCGGCGACGAGGTCCAGCTGCACCCGGTCCTCAACATGGCCTCCGCCAAACTGCTCCTCGAAGAGGGGCAGGGCGAGGTGGTGACCGTCTCGGAGTCCGTCCTCGACAGCGGCAAGATCCCGCACGGCGTCACCGTCGGCATCCCGTACGCCCCCGACCGGCTGCCCTCGGCGTCCGAGGCGGGCAAGGCGAAGCGATGGGTGGTCTGCGAGCGGCCGAGCGCGGGGGGCGGGGACTCCGTCCAGAAGGCGGCGCTGGTCCTCGCCGCCCGCGAGAAGGACGCGACCGAGGGTGCGGGGCGTCTGCACGACGGCCAACTGCTCTATGTGGCGGACCCGGACGGCAGACGCTACGTCGTGGACGCGGGCGGCACGGCCTACCCGATGGGCAAGAGCGACGAGTTGCTGCTGCGCGCGGTGGTCGGTTCCGGCCGGGAGCCCCAACGGGTGTCGGCGGAGTGGCTGGCGACCCTGCACCAGGGCGACCCGATCGCCTTCCCGGACGTCCCCGGACAGCCGGGCGAGGCAGCCGGCGCACCGGGTCAGCTGGACACGTCGGCCGACCGGGTCGGCATGGTGCTCAAGGCGTTCGACAACAACACCGAGCAGTACTACGTGGTGTTGAGCGGCCGCGTCGCTCCCGTGTCCGCCTTCGCCGCCCAACTGCTGCTGTTCAGCAAGGAGTTGGCGCCCCTCGGTCAGGCCGGGCACGCCCGCGAGCTGAGCCCCGGCGCGATCGTGCCGGGCGAGGCCTTCGGCACCGAGCACCGCTGGCCCACCGGTGACCCCGAGCCGGTCAACGAGGCGTCGGGGGCCGCCGGGAGCCGCAGCACGATCTGCAACGTCCTGCGCGGCGTGAACTCCGGCTCGGGCGCCACGACCCTGAGCACCTGGGCGGGTACGGACTTCCCGGCCAAGCTGCCCACCGGCTCCTCCAGCGCCTATGTGACGCCGGGCTCCGGCCAGCTCTACCGCCAGTTCCAGGGTGAGGCGACCACGACCGGCCCGGTCTTCCTCGTCACCGACACGGGCCTGCGCTACGTCCTCCAGTCCAACGGCGACAGCGCGACGGACGACGCGGGCATCGGCACCACCGCCCAGCAGCGCGAACAGCAGCAACAGGAGGCCCAGCAGGCCCAGACCCTGTTGGGCTACAAGGACATCGACCCGGCGCCGATCCCGGCCGCCTGGTCGGAGTTCCTGCCCACCGGCCCCCGCCTGTCGACGGCGGCGGCCCGCCAGCCGCAGGGCTCGTGA
- the mycP gene encoding type VII secretion-associated serine protease mycosin → MRTALVATATLLTTATVLTPPASAADKLPYSDQCTFPNGEYPGRPWALQRVLLDELWSRSKGKGVRVAVIDTGVDVKNPQLTAAVDTKAGRNLLPKNLKDDDGDPIERGAENGTTDTVGHGTKVAGIIAARPLDGTGFVGLAPEATVIPIQQNDAEGHGDTKSLAAAIRYAVQAGAGVINISQDTSNAVRPTSDLELAVDEALDRNVVVVASAGNDGLGGNVKETYPASYEGVLAVAASDRNNERASFSQSGDFVGVAAPGVDIVSTVPQGGHCSDNGTSFSAPYVAGVAALLKARHPDWTAREIVAQIEQTAERTIAGHDRLVGWGVVDPVRALTEDDRPIESPSPRNGLGGAEAPSPAKFHTGETPDERNTRLATYVVVAAAVLAAGLGGTAVAIRDARRRARRVAGA, encoded by the coding sequence CTGCGTACCGCTCTGGTGGCGACCGCGACCCTCCTCACCACGGCGACGGTCCTCACGCCCCCCGCGTCGGCGGCGGACAAGCTGCCCTACTCGGACCAGTGCACGTTCCCCAACGGCGAGTACCCGGGCCGCCCCTGGGCCCTCCAGCGGGTCCTCCTGGACGAACTGTGGAGCCGCTCCAAGGGCAAGGGCGTCCGCGTGGCCGTCATCGACACAGGCGTGGACGTGAAGAACCCGCAGCTCACCGCAGCGGTGGACACGAAGGCCGGCCGCAACCTCCTCCCGAAGAACCTCAAGGACGACGACGGCGACCCGATCGAGCGCGGCGCCGAGAACGGCACCACGGACACCGTCGGGCACGGCACCAAGGTCGCCGGCATCATCGCGGCCCGCCCCCTCGACGGCACCGGCTTCGTGGGGCTGGCCCCCGAGGCGACCGTCATCCCGATCCAGCAGAACGACGCCGAGGGCCACGGCGACACCAAGTCCCTGGCCGCGGCGATCCGCTACGCCGTGCAGGCCGGGGCCGGGGTCATCAACATCTCCCAGGACACGTCCAACGCGGTCCGACCCACCTCCGACCTGGAGCTGGCCGTCGACGAGGCCCTGGACCGGAACGTCGTGGTCGTGGCGTCGGCGGGCAACGACGGCCTGGGCGGCAACGTCAAGGAGACCTACCCGGCGTCCTACGAGGGCGTCCTCGCGGTCGCCGCCTCGGACCGCAACAACGAACGCGCCTCCTTCTCCCAGTCCGGCGATTTCGTGGGCGTGGCCGCCCCCGGCGTCGACATCGTCTCCACGGTCCCCCAGGGCGGTCACTGCTCCGACAACGGTACGAGCTTCTCGGCGCCGTACGTGGCGGGCGTGGCGGCGCTGCTCAAGGCGAGGCACCCGGACTGGACCGCGCGCGAGATCGTCGCCCAGATCGAGCAGACCGCGGAACGCACCATCGCGGGCCACGATCGACTCGTCGGCTGGGGTGTCGTCGACCCGGTCCGCGCCCTGACGGAGGACGACCGCCCCATCGAGTCCCCGAGCCCCCGGAACGGCCTGGGCGGCGCCGAGGCCCCGAGCCCCGCGAAGTTCCACACCGGCGAGACCCCCGACGAGCGCAACACCCGCCTCGCCACCTATGTCGTCGTCGCGGCGGCGGTCCTGGCGGCGGGTCTCGGCGGCACGGCGGTGGCGATCCGAGACGCACGGAGACGGGCGCGGAGGGTCGCGGGGGCATGA
- a CDS encoding SAV_915 family protein codes for MGIPIRSRLLDYADCADHADRVEAEPPGDPASAPAPPSAQEPRRSRILEYVEADAAVEPEPPVRPGPRPGVPAYHATVFVPAHPRHTPTTDPTGAPALIPLITYELFEHPTDGTVALAFTALDGLVAALGEAQPWAATSLGPLAEVVGELGVTVHVDPWIAPGRHNWQPADLAAFAREARR; via the coding sequence GTGGGCATACCGATCCGTTCGCGCCTTCTCGACTATGCCGACTGCGCCGACCACGCCGACCGTGTCGAGGCGGAGCCGCCCGGAGACCCTGCCTCGGCTCCGGCGCCTCCGTCGGCACAGGAGCCCCGCAGGTCACGCATCCTGGAGTACGTCGAAGCCGACGCGGCCGTCGAGCCGGAACCGCCCGTGCGACCCGGCCCCAGACCCGGCGTACCCGCGTACCACGCCACGGTGTTCGTCCCGGCCCACCCCCGCCACACGCCGACCACGGACCCGACCGGCGCACCCGCCCTGATCCCCCTCATCACCTACGAACTCTTCGAGCACCCCACCGACGGAACCGTGGCCCTCGCCTTCACCGCCCTGGACGGACTCGTGGCCGCTCTGGGTGAGGCGCAGCCGTGGGCCGCGACCTCGCTCGGGCCGCTGGCCGAGGTCGTGGGGGAGCTGGGCGTCACGGTCCACGTCGACCCGTGGATCGCGCCCGGGCGGCACAACTGGCAGCCGGCCGACCTGGCCGCCTTCGCGCGGGAGGCGCGCCGATGA
- a CDS encoding DUF6317 family protein: protein MTVDFKAVLSDLTSMSRTFHDEAVNYRKLHADVAPPVVEGGDAGLDHAVKEVADLIVALHIGFADRLDDHGDKVTYARDSFRRHDIDVHGLFEDLMAGDG from the coding sequence ATGACGGTGGACTTCAAGGCGGTGCTGAGCGACCTCACTTCCATGTCCAGGACCTTCCACGACGAGGCCGTCAACTACCGCAAGCTGCACGCAGACGTGGCCCCGCCCGTCGTCGAGGGCGGTGACGCGGGGCTCGACCACGCCGTCAAGGAGGTCGCCGACCTCATCGTCGCCCTGCACATCGGCTTCGCCGACCGGCTCGACGACCACGGCGACAAGGTGACGTACGCCCGCGACTCCTTCCGACGGCACGACATCGACGTACACGGACTGTTCGAGGACCTGATGGCGGGTGACGGCTGA
- a CDS encoding WXG100 family type VII secretion target, which translates to MADSWVGGDIGGLRTMADTYKNAKCKLEDVVHPLGQAVERLVGDTSWKGEAAETFRATWSEDALAAGAFASLVHSAGDILDTLVGALSACETALQNAEHVAAGKGVPMGDKGVPLDVLTADPPSADDRKTIAALGEYGTVRDEILHTAQHARLVAADGLRGLYAQVTAPVSTGDKITLADALRGLYAYDAEDARAGGKEARKLIDGAKAEERAAKKELRAERKAFQKAGRALPDDLPAKGAYRDAAVQVDSLEDAIARADHGSTALPYDRALNVKLADAADALRLGEGVGKLPEFLREIPVLDVAAAAACGLVEAKDDHDKGWSWQHSVVVDGGVALGGVAVGAGVVAALPVEGAAAVAVVGVGSAILATDVLDHSFHEHWSEDIHDHGVVGGVLHGTGNVLSETGDDFVRLKDDVWHGIKSIF; encoded by the coding sequence ATGGCCGACAGCTGGGTCGGCGGCGACATCGGCGGACTGCGCACGATGGCCGACACGTACAAGAACGCCAAGTGCAAGCTGGAGGACGTCGTCCACCCGCTCGGCCAGGCCGTCGAACGGCTGGTCGGCGACACGAGTTGGAAGGGCGAGGCGGCCGAGACCTTCCGCGCCACCTGGAGCGAGGACGCGCTCGCCGCAGGCGCCTTCGCGAGCCTCGTGCACAGCGCGGGCGACATCCTCGACACGCTCGTCGGCGCGCTCTCCGCCTGCGAGACGGCGCTCCAGAACGCCGAGCACGTCGCCGCGGGCAAAGGCGTGCCGATGGGGGACAAGGGCGTCCCGCTGGACGTCCTCACCGCCGACCCGCCCAGCGCCGACGACCGGAAGACGATCGCCGCGCTCGGCGAGTACGGCACGGTGCGCGACGAGATCCTGCACACCGCCCAGCACGCACGGCTGGTCGCCGCGGACGGACTGCGGGGCCTGTACGCGCAGGTGACGGCGCCGGTCTCGACCGGCGACAAGATCACCCTCGCCGACGCCCTGCGGGGCCTCTACGCCTACGACGCCGAGGACGCCCGGGCCGGCGGCAAGGAGGCCCGCAAGCTGATCGACGGCGCGAAGGCCGAGGAGCGCGCCGCCAAGAAGGAACTGCGCGCCGAGCGCAAGGCGTTCCAGAAGGCGGGCCGCGCACTGCCCGACGACCTCCCCGCCAAGGGCGCCTACCGCGACGCGGCGGTGCAGGTGGACTCCCTCGAGGACGCCATCGCCCGAGCCGACCACGGCAGTACCGCCCTTCCCTACGACCGGGCCCTCAACGTCAAACTGGCCGACGCGGCGGACGCGCTGCGCCTGGGCGAAGGCGTGGGCAAGCTCCCGGAGTTCCTCAGGGAGATCCCGGTGCTGGACGTCGCCGCGGCCGCCGCCTGCGGGCTGGTGGAGGCGAAGGACGACCACGACAAGGGCTGGTCCTGGCAGCACTCGGTGGTCGTCGACGGCGGTGTCGCGCTCGGCGGCGTGGCCGTCGGCGCGGGGGTGGTGGCCGCCCTGCCCGTCGAAGGCGCGGCCGCGGTGGCCGTGGTCGGCGTCGGGTCGGCGATCCTCGCGACAGACGTCCTCGACCACTCCTTCCACGAGCACTGGAGCGAGGACATCCACGACCACGGAGTGGTGGGCGGCGTACTGCACGGCACCGGCAACGTCCTGTCGGAGACCGGGGACGACTTCGTACGACTGAAGGATGACGTGTGGCATGGCATCAAGAGCATCTTCTGA
- a CDS encoding WXG100 family type VII secretion target, with protein MDDAVNKAVVISPGSLSSPGGFGNTSFEGYDLNAMIDIVESANPETMESAATALVDARDAINDAANELSRNLGDVDWEGEAHTAFYTWGMNLTTTALALAGYADEVGTQVLAASSGLASVRKSMPPRDSRIVPKKVDDIPTPQRVDGNEEYTAAVKAEKDRQEAINQMYRLASFYTVSSGMMELAEEPVFPEMPAVGVPPPLPIDHLDEGKPLPGSLADASNSGATGHHLAESAATRPRAEDLPQSPKSGAETARLPERHVGTEIDGVGTLPPQDTVKPTTGTPPSTAGPNATPAGTLPPYAPAGVPPTFRGPAGRTSGFGGVPGTRVPNSAQGRVGGMPGGTSAGRAGAGPVGQTGRTAATGKTGGRTTGPMGRGVVGGIPKTGGPAAGRTGSVPRSPVTGMGATNPGRPGAARTGAGRTGDGIVGGRPVTGGAPGVNGSRLPRGTVVGGEGASTSRAAGEKPGQRGVIGTPGSTTGKGAGQSARRPVGSPDGAVGTPKGRPSGSKTKGNTPGGPGAARGSARNPGPGETRSRRDERRDDASATD; from the coding sequence GTGGACGACGCGGTGAACAAAGCCGTGGTGATCAGCCCCGGGTCCCTCAGCAGTCCTGGCGGCTTCGGCAACACCAGCTTCGAGGGCTACGACCTCAACGCCATGATCGACATCGTCGAGTCGGCGAACCCGGAGACCATGGAGAGCGCGGCCACGGCCCTGGTCGACGCCCGGGACGCCATCAACGACGCCGCGAACGAACTCAGCCGCAACCTGGGCGACGTCGACTGGGAGGGCGAGGCCCACACCGCCTTCTACACCTGGGGCATGAACCTCACCACCACCGCCCTCGCCCTGGCCGGCTACGCCGACGAGGTGGGCACCCAGGTCCTGGCAGCAAGCTCCGGCCTCGCCTCCGTACGCAAGTCGATGCCGCCGCGCGACAGCCGCATCGTCCCCAAGAAGGTCGACGACATCCCGACGCCTCAACGAGTCGACGGCAACGAGGAGTACACGGCGGCGGTCAAGGCCGAGAAGGACCGCCAAGAGGCGATCAACCAGATGTACCGGCTGGCGTCGTTCTACACGGTGTCGAGCGGGATGATGGAACTGGCGGAGGAGCCGGTGTTTCCGGAGATGCCTGCGGTGGGGGTGCCCCCGCCATTGCCGATTGACCACCTCGACGAGGGCAAGCCCCTCCCGGGTTCTCTGGCGGATGCGAGTAACTCCGGAGCCACAGGCCACCACTTGGCGGAATCGGCGGCGACGCGACCGCGAGCGGAGGACTTGCCGCAATCCCCCAAGAGCGGGGCGGAGACCGCCAGGCTCCCCGAACGGCATGTGGGAACGGAGATCGACGGCGTCGGTACTTTGCCGCCTCAGGACACTGTGAAGCCAACGACTGGCACACCACCCTCGACGGCAGGTCCGAACGCAACTCCTGCGGGAACGCTTCCTCCCTACGCCCCCGCCGGCGTGCCCCCTACATTCCGAGGGCCGGCCGGGCGTACCTCAGGGTTCGGCGGCGTGCCGGGAACCAGGGTTCCCAACTCTGCGCAGGGGCGCGTCGGCGGTATGCCGGGCGGTACCTCAGCAGGGCGTGCGGGGGCCGGCCCCGTGGGGCAGACGGGACGTACCGCCGCAACAGGGAAGACAGGCGGCCGCACCACTGGCCCCATGGGACGAGGTGTGGTCGGCGGGATACCGAAGACTGGCGGGCCGGCGGCCGGACGTACCGGCAGTGTCCCACGCAGTCCCGTCACCGGCATGGGTGCCACGAACCCCGGACGTCCGGGCGCTGCACGTACCGGCGCCGGACGTACGGGCGATGGCATTGTCGGCGGGAGGCCTGTCACCGGGGGCGCCCCCGGTGTCAACGGTTCGAGGTTGCCGCGCGGTACGGTCGTCGGCGGCGAGGGCGCATCCACCTCGCGTGCCGCTGGTGAGAAGCCCGGCCAGCGTGGGGTGATCGGAACACCCGGCTCCACGACGGGAAAGGGCGCGGGGCAGTCGGCTCGCCGTCCCGTCGGCAGTCCTGACGGTGCGGTTGGAACGCCGAAGGGACGACCTTCCGGAAGCAAGACCAAGGGAAACACACCCGGTGGCCCGGGCGCGGCGCGTGGTTCTGCGCGCAACCCGGGTCCCGGTGAAACACGTTCGCGCCGTGACGAGCGGCGCGACGACGCGTCGGCGACCGACTGA
- a CDS encoding S8 family serine peptidase codes for MAVLLVGAPSASAADVQSQQWYLTAMKADEMWKSSTGKGIKVAVVDSGVNPDTASLKGQVLADEVPKAVAYKATEDYDGHGTSMAELIVGTGADGGLKGLAPGAKIVPYRIATTELTDKSESSKAPQVAAVIRAAADSDAKIISMSFGEDVERPDVLAAVKYAQSKGKLMVAATGNDAQEKNFIGYPAAYPYVVGVAASDQSGTVGKFSEHGNYVDLAAPGLDVPTWCDNTFRSYCTSQGTSQATAIASASAALIWSAHPNWTANQVLASLIDTAGRDWAKDDPSTYLGYGLIRPRMVLEQSNFNPGPANTDPLARENATGVTDAAGNSPSASTPPSPQPTKATAGGKTSAAASTSDTSDNTTMWVALGAAAAVLVIGGGAFAVLRSRRAT; via the coding sequence TTGGCCGTCCTCTTGGTAGGGGCTCCGAGCGCGTCGGCCGCCGACGTCCAGTCTCAGCAGTGGTACCTGACGGCGATGAAAGCCGACGAGATGTGGAAGTCGAGCACCGGTAAGGGCATCAAGGTGGCCGTCGTCGATTCGGGGGTCAACCCCGACACGGCTTCACTGAAAGGGCAAGTGCTCGCCGATGAGGTGCCGAAAGCTGTCGCTTACAAGGCGACTGAGGACTACGACGGTCACGGCACAAGCATGGCGGAGCTCATCGTCGGCACTGGCGCTGACGGCGGCCTGAAGGGACTCGCGCCGGGGGCGAAGATCGTTCCTTATCGGATAGCCACAACCGAACTGACGGACAAGAGCGAATCGAGCAAGGCCCCTCAGGTGGCGGCAGTGATCCGGGCTGCTGCTGACAGCGACGCCAAGATCATCAGCATGTCCTTCGGTGAAGACGTCGAAAGGCCGGATGTTCTTGCAGCCGTCAAGTACGCACAGTCCAAGGGTAAGTTGATGGTTGCGGCCACTGGCAATGACGCCCAGGAGAAGAACTTCATCGGGTACCCGGCGGCCTACCCCTACGTAGTCGGTGTTGCTGCCTCGGACCAGTCCGGAACCGTCGGAAAATTCTCGGAACACGGCAACTACGTCGACCTGGCTGCACCCGGTCTAGACGTCCCCACCTGGTGCGACAACACGTTCCGCTCCTACTGCACCAGCCAGGGCACCAGCCAGGCCACTGCCATCGCGTCTGCCTCCGCAGCCCTAATCTGGTCCGCCCACCCCAACTGGACCGCCAACCAGGTCCTAGCCAGCCTGATCGACACCGCCGGTCGCGACTGGGCCAAGGACGACCCGAGCACGTACCTCGGCTACGGACTGATCCGCCCCCGCATGGTCCTGGAGCAAAGCAACTTCAACCCGGGCCCGGCCAACACCGACCCCCTCGCCAGGGAGAACGCGACGGGCGTCACTGACGCGGCGGGCAACTCGCCCTCCGCGTCGACACCGCCCTCTCCCCAGCCCACGAAGGCCACCGCAGGAGGTAAGACCTCGGCGGCAGCATCAACCTCGGACACCTCCGACAACACCACGATGTGGGTTGCGCTCGGAGCGGCGGCGGCAGTCCTGGTGATCGGAGGCGGCGCTTTCGCTGTTCTCCGCTCACGGCGTGCCACATGA
- a CDS encoding WXG100 family type VII secretion target, translating into MVDRKLNDGDVQKLQKEVIDRYDNIRGSLAKLQGTIDMIERAWTGQGANAFNVKQTEINGHMVAIGKMLDDFLEGIHMTKTDKQNLEDQITADMNKISVEDLGGKTSALNSY; encoded by the coding sequence ATGGTCGACCGCAAGCTAAACGACGGCGACGTACAGAAGCTCCAGAAGGAAGTCATCGACCGCTACGACAACATCCGGGGCTCCCTCGCGAAGTTGCAAGGCACGATCGACATGATCGAGAGGGCGTGGACGGGCCAGGGTGCCAACGCCTTCAACGTCAAGCAGACGGAGATCAACGGCCACATGGTCGCGATCGGCAAGATGCTCGACGACTTCCTCGAGGGCATCCACATGACCAAGACCGACAAGCAGAACCTCGAAGACCAGATCACCGCCGACATGAACAAGATCTCGGTCGAGGATCTGGGCGGAAAGACTTCGGCGCTCAACAGCTACTGA
- a CDS encoding WXG100 family type VII secretion target, protein MSGAHYEELAVTYGTMDALATELGDQARKLEEDLEALRQAVLNVSSGWGGEAFQQFQSKSEEWNKHARGIHAALLQISHQVHGAGGDYRGGDLKGASYFM, encoded by the coding sequence ATGTCCGGAGCCCATTACGAGGAACTCGCCGTCACCTACGGCACCATGGACGCGCTCGCCACCGAGCTGGGCGACCAGGCCAGGAAGCTCGAGGAGGACCTCGAAGCGCTGAGGCAGGCGGTGCTCAACGTGTCCTCGGGCTGGGGCGGCGAGGCGTTCCAGCAGTTCCAGAGCAAGAGCGAGGAGTGGAACAAGCACGCGCGTGGCATCCACGCGGCGCTGCTCCAGATCTCGCACCAGGTCCACGGCGCCGGCGGTGACTACCGCGGCGGCGACCTGAAGGGCGCCAGCTACTTCATGTAG